In the genome of bacterium, one region contains:
- the trpS gene encoding tryptophan--tRNA ligase produces MKKETILSGVQATGRMHVGNYLGALKQFVDIQNEGKLQCYFFVADLHALTVPRDPKKLRQDTLEVVAEYIAAGLDPEKSVIFIQNHVLEHAELAWIFNCIVPVGELERMTQYKDKGRSQKDAVNAGLLTYPALMAADILLYKPNFVPVGDDQVQHIELSRTIARKFNKQFGQTFPEPKPFVRKPLRIMSLKDPAKKMSKTGDDPIYMDDSPNEIQAKLKKAVTASGGEGGAGVDNLIYLLEQFGDKAVASEFRGAIKDGSIKYSELKSTLADSIANYFADFRAKKKELLDDKAKLAQILADGAAKARQLAEQTMLEVKEKTGLL; encoded by the coding sequence ATGAAAAAAGAAACAATCTTATCAGGCGTACAGGCAACAGGCAGAATGCATGTCGGCAACTATCTGGGGGCTTTAAAGCAATTTGTGGACATTCAGAATGAAGGTAAGCTGCAATGCTACTTCTTTGTAGCCGACCTTCATGCTCTCACAGTACCGCGCGATCCTAAAAAGCTTCGCCAGGATACTCTAGAAGTTGTGGCCGAATACATCGCAGCAGGATTAGACCCGGAGAAATCGGTCATCTTCATCCAAAACCACGTTTTGGAACACGCCGAGCTAGCCTGGATCTTTAACTGCATTGTACCGGTTGGCGAGCTGGAACGAATGACGCAATACAAAGACAAAGGCCGAAGCCAAAAGGATGCCGTAAACGCAGGACTGCTCACCTACCCTGCTTTGATGGCGGCAGACATCTTGCTGTATAAGCCAAACTTCGTACCGGTTGGCGATGACCAAGTTCAGCATATCGAACTATCCCGCACCATCGCTCGCAAATTCAACAAACAATTTGGGCAAACCTTCCCGGAACCAAAACCGTTTGTAAGAAAGCCGCTGCGAATCATGAGCCTAAAGGACCCGGCTAAGAAAATGAGCAAGACAGGCGACGATCCGATCTATATGGACGACTCACCCAACGAAATACAGGCGAAACTCAAGAAGGCTGTAACCGCCAGCGGCGGCGAAGGCGGAGCAGGCGTGGATAATCTCATCTACTTGCTAGAACAGTTCGGAGATAAAGCGGTAGCCAGCGAATTCCGAGGCGCGATAAAAGACGGCAGCATCAAGTACAGCGAGTTAAAGTCTACACTGGCCGACAGCATCGCTAACTACTTTGCGGATTTTAGAGCCAAGAAGAAAGAGCTGTTAGATGACAAGGCCAAACTGGCTCAAATTCTGGCCGACGGAGCAGCCAAAGCCCGCCAGCTGGCGGAGCAGACCATGCTCGAAGTTAAAGAAAAAACCGGACTACTTTAG
- a CDS encoding RNase J family beta-CASP ribonuclease — protein MIKKPTRTPASAASNKSSTPRAATARKTTPNRGPANSRPAGRGPANRSGSRSRSGMRPLPTRSHESSLTPLPQPPSGSNSAYTVSRDTLRIIPLGGLEEVGANMMAYEFGDDIVIVDAGFSFPDETTPGIDYIIPETKYLEDKKKNIRGIIITHGHMDHIGALPYIMSKLGDPPIYTMKLSAGMIKKRLEEFNLADRTKINVVGRDDMVPLGNFRIRFFAVNHNIPDSVGISIGTPIGQVLHTGDWKIDHTPINETPAEFNKIAQFGSEGVLALLSDSTNAVKPGYSVSEREIGKKIDQIFSEAKGRIIFTSFSSLIPRIQQVLDIAAKHNRKIIVTGRSIVSTLELAISMGYLRIQPKIIIKSEQASRYPDSSIVVLTTGGQGEESSQLARMSRGEHRFIKVKKEDTVVISASTIPGNERSIVTVIDNLTRLGANVIYNKILDIHTGGHGQQEELKLMMQLTKPKFFIPIHGEHHMLAAHAKLAQSIGITEDRCFVLENGSILTIDQKGTAKLLNEKVPAGYVFVDGLGIGDVGEVVIRDRQAMAQDGMFVIIATIDRHANKLTSPPEILSRGFVYMKNNEDLLREVKHEIRKIIESGNKGKGEPNWANLRQQIRDEVGEYLFQKTQRRPMILPVVIEV, from the coding sequence ATGATCAAAAAACCAACTCGCACACCTGCGAGCGCAGCTTCTAACAAAAGCTCCACCCCGCGAGCAGCAACTGCCCGCAAAACTACTCCAAACCGCGGCCCGGCGAACAGCAGGCCAGCAGGTCGTGGTCCAGCTAATCGCAGCGGTTCCCGCTCGCGATCCGGCATGCGTCCGCTGCCAACTCGTTCTCACGAAAGCAGCTTAACGCCGTTACCACAGCCGCCAAGCGGCTCTAACAGTGCCTATACCGTATCCCGCGATACTCTTCGCATCATCCCGTTGGGAGGACTCGAAGAAGTAGGTGCTAATATGATGGCTTATGAATTTGGCGATGACATTGTTATTGTCGACGCTGGTTTTTCATTTCCAGACGAAACCACGCCAGGAATCGACTACATCATTCCGGAAACTAAATATTTGGAAGATAAGAAAAAAAATATTCGCGGTATCATCATTACTCACGGGCACATGGACCACATCGGTGCCTTGCCTTATATTATGTCAAAGCTAGGCGATCCTCCGATCTATACCATGAAGCTGTCTGCCGGCATGATCAAGAAACGCTTAGAAGAATTCAACTTAGCAGACCGCACTAAAATTAACGTTGTCGGACGAGATGACATGGTTCCTCTCGGCAATTTCCGCATTCGTTTCTTTGCTGTAAACCACAACATTCCTGACTCAGTCGGTATCTCTATTGGCACGCCTATTGGACAGGTACTTCATACCGGTGACTGGAAAATTGACCATACCCCAATTAACGAAACACCAGCAGAATTCAACAAAATCGCTCAATTTGGCAGCGAAGGCGTATTAGCTTTGCTTAGTGACTCCACTAATGCCGTTAAACCAGGATATTCCGTATCCGAACGGGAGATCGGTAAAAAAATTGATCAAATCTTTTCCGAAGCCAAAGGCCGTATTATCTTTACCAGCTTCTCTTCTTTAATCCCCCGCATCCAACAGGTATTAGATATTGCAGCCAAGCATAATCGCAAGATTATTGTTACCGGCCGTTCTATTGTAAGCACGTTAGAACTAGCAATCTCTATGGGCTACTTGCGCATTCAGCCGAAGATTATCATCAAGTCTGAACAAGCCAGTCGCTACCCAGACAGCAGTATTGTTGTCCTAACCACTGGCGGACAAGGCGAAGAAAGCTCGCAGCTAGCTCGCATGTCCCGCGGCGAGCATCGCTTCATTAAAGTTAAAAAGGAAGATACAGTCGTAATTTCTGCTTCTACCATTCCTGGCAACGAACGCTCTATTGTAACTGTTATCGATAACCTTACCCGCCTTGGCGCTAACGTTATTTATAACAAAATTCTAGACATTCACACCGGTGGTCATGGTCAGCAGGAAGAACTGAAACTGATGATGCAGCTTACCAAGCCAAAATTCTTCATCCCAATTCATGGCGAACACCACATGCTTGCAGCCCACGCTAAGCTAGCGCAAAGCATTGGCATTACCGAAGACCGCTGCTTCGTTTTGGAAAATGGTTCGATTTTAACTATCGACCAAAAGGGAACAGCCAAGCTTCTTAACGAGAAAGTTCCAGCCGGATACGTATTCGTAGACGGTTTAGGAATTGGTGACGTAGGCGAAGTGGTTATCCGCGACCGCCAGGCGATGGCTCAAGACGGTATGTTCGTAATCATTGCGACTATCGACCGTCACGCTAACAAGCTCACCAGCCCGCCAGAAATTCTATCTCGCGGATTCGTATACATGAAGAACAACGAAGACTTGCTTCGCGAAGTGAAGCATGAAATCCGCAAAATTATTGAAAGCGGCAATAAAGGCAAAGGCGAGCCTAACTGGGCTAACCTCCGCCAACAGATCCGTGACGAAGTTGGAGAATATCTTTTCCAAAAGACCCAACGACGTCCAATGATTCTACCAGTTGTTATCGAAGTGTAA
- a CDS encoding VOC family protein produces the protein MNLNSVHHIAIIVSDYEKSKKFYTEVLGFKIINETYRSERNSYKLDLVVNNQTQIELFSFPNPPSRPSYPEAAGLRHIAFSADSISKVRNELISKNVEAEEIRTDETANKQFFFFADPDGLPIEIYEK, from the coding sequence ATGAATTTAAATTCAGTTCACCATATTGCAATAATCGTCTCCGACTACGAGAAGTCCAAAAAGTTCTACACAGAAGTTCTGGGCTTTAAAATTATCAATGAAACCTACCGATCGGAGCGCAATTCTTATAAGCTAGATCTGGTAGTTAACAACCAAACCCAGATTGAATTATTCTCTTTTCCCAATCCCCCATCCCGACCCAGTTATCCGGAAGCTGCCGGCTTAAGGCACATCGCCTTTTCGGCTGATTCGATATCTAAAGTCCGGAATGAACTGATTTCTAAAAATGTAGAAGCGGAAGAAATCCGCACTGACGAAACCGCCAATAAGCAATTCTTTTTCTTTGCCGATCCTGACGGTCTGCCTATAGAAATCTACGAAAAGTAA
- a CDS encoding peptide ABC transporter substrate-binding protein, with product MGKREKYVFLFLVVVAFVSFGYSSAKLVQQYTAVIPAQSGMYIEGVLGQPRFLNPLYATTNTDKALVDLIYSGLYRFDEDGNVVADLAAGFPEVTDDGKTYTVKLRDAQWHNGLPVTSADVAFTIRTLQNAEFNSPRRSEWLSTTVETPDEKTVVFKLKSASGPFLNNLTLPLISEVVRGKETPEVFLNSIANIEAIGSGPYRVKEVKKTNEGKIQTLTLESFQNFTPQPAYISIVKLNFYETSDDLLKAMLGNQIDGFGFSQFEQRISIKQSAKNLEIHQIPMPQYQAVFINTAQKSLGDNRVRQALNMTADKTRVLNEVFEGQGLLIDSPILTQHVSNLPELNLNTDLAAANSLLDQAGWTLDPMTNIRKKGANELKFTMATNDSGINVRSAEILIEAWKAIGVNVTLNTLPTRELNESVIKPRNYDMLLFAQKLGADPDPFVFWHSSQTKSPGLNLSNYSNTKVDGLMSEARASTNKTERDALYLQIHDIIKQDLPAIFLVQSVYTYAISDEIKGFNIHSLPDETARFYNLRYWYLDTKRVFQKN from the coding sequence ATGGGAAAACGGGAAAAATACGTGTTTCTTTTCTTAGTAGTGGTTGCTTTTGTAAGCTTTGGATATAGCAGTGCAAAATTAGTTCAGCAATACACTGCGGTTATTCCTGCGCAAAGTGGCATGTACATCGAAGGCGTTCTTGGGCAGCCAAGATTCCTCAACCCCCTCTATGCTACTACTAACACCGATAAGGCTTTGGTGGATCTCATTTATTCCGGGTTATACCGCTTTGATGAAGACGGTAATGTAGTTGCCGACCTGGCTGCCGGTTTTCCAGAAGTTACTGACGACGGTAAAACTTATACTGTAAAACTCCGCGATGCGCAGTGGCATAACGGTTTGCCTGTAACATCGGCGGATGTAGCCTTTACTATTCGCACATTGCAAAATGCCGAATTCAACAGTCCCCGCCGCAGCGAGTGGCTATCGACCACCGTAGAAACTCCGGACGAAAAAACCGTAGTGTTCAAACTCAAAAGCGCTTCTGGCCCATTCCTAAACAACTTAACCTTGCCATTAATAAGCGAAGTGGTCCGCGGCAAAGAAACTCCGGAAGTATTCTTAAACTCGATCGCAAATATAGAAGCAATTGGCAGCGGTCCTTATCGCGTTAAAGAAGTAAAGAAGACTAACGAAGGCAAGATTCAAACTTTAACTTTGGAATCGTTCCAAAACTTTACCCCTCAACCAGCTTATATCAGCATAGTAAAATTAAATTTTTACGAAACCAGCGACGATCTGCTCAAAGCCATGCTTGGCAACCAGATTGACGGTTTTGGCTTCAGCCAATTTGAACAGCGCATAAGCATTAAGCAGTCTGCCAAGAATTTAGAGATTCACCAAATTCCAATGCCGCAGTACCAGGCTGTGTTTATTAACACTGCGCAGAAATCTTTGGGCGATAACCGAGTACGACAAGCCTTGAATATGACGGCAGATAAAACGCGGGTATTAAATGAAGTATTCGAAGGGCAAGGCTTATTAATCGACAGTCCGATTTTAACTCAGCACGTTTCTAATCTACCGGAACTAAACCTCAATACAGACCTGGCTGCAGCCAACAGCCTTCTGGACCAAGCCGGCTGGACACTAGATCCTATGACAAATATTAGGAAAAAAGGCGCCAATGAACTTAAATTTACCATGGCCACCAATGACTCCGGCATCAATGTCCGCAGTGCGGAGATTTTAATAGAAGCCTGGAAAGCTATTGGAGTAAACGTAACTCTTAATACACTGCCGACCCGCGAATTAAACGAGTCTGTCATTAAGCCGCGCAACTACGACATGCTGCTGTTTGCCCAAAAACTTGGCGCTGACCCTGACCCGTTTGTATTTTGGCATTCTAGCCAGACCAAATCCCCCGGCTTAAACCTGTCGAATTATTCCAACACAAAGGTAGACGGACTGATGAGTGAAGCTCGTGCCAGCACCAACAAAACCGAACGGGACGCGTTGTATTTGCAAATCCATGACATTATCAAACAAGACTTGCCGGCTATCTTCTTAGTGCAGTCGGTGTATACTTACGCAATTTCCGATGAAATTAAAGGCTTCAACATCCACAGCCTGCCGGACGAAACCGCCCGCTTCTACAACCTCCGCTATTGGTACCTGGATACCAAACGGGTGTTCCAAAAAAATTAA
- the secG gene encoding preprotein translocase subunit SecG, whose amino-acid sequence MRNLSYILTIIDMVVMVLLVVSVALQNKSAGLSNIFGGGGVVTTRRGADKWLFFVTIVLGVLFAGLSLTIVLLGK is encoded by the coding sequence ATGAGAAATCTCTCCTATATCTTGACCATAATTGATATGGTCGTAATGGTACTACTCGTAGTCTCTGTGGCATTACAGAACAAATCTGCCGGCCTTTCCAATATTTTTGGTGGCGGTGGCGTAGTTACCACCCGCCGCGGTGCAGACAAGTGGCTGTTTTTTGTCACAATTGTTTTGGGCGTACTTTTTGCCGGCCTGAGCTTAACCATCGTTTTGCTAGGTAAATAG
- the uvrC gene encoding excinuclease ABC subunit UvrC: protein MAKVETKLKDKLSDVPRKPGVYKFLDKDGVVLYVGKAKNLRVRLGQYFSGHDTRVQLPYLIAEAADFDYIIVGTELESLFLENTLIKEHMPAYNIMLRDDKNYAFIQIDYSCEIPQITYARKVTTDKKSKFFGPYSSAKKIRQTLDLTRKIFPFCSNSQVGKRPCFYYFLHRCPGVCIGEISLQEYKQQLERISTFLSGKTAPIKKELQSQMKQAARGKRFELAARLRDQYQAIEILDEKQITMFAKKVSWDFISIFSNDLSAAVNLFKVREGKLKDNEQFIFDNILGFNPEYRAQAIMQSFLENYYAQATDLPTEIYIQTEPNDSGIVSKLLQSRSKKKVILCLPTRGPKLKLINLGKVNAEEFLLKWQRNQATNVDAIKETLEELKKLLKLPNTPRRIEGYDISNTQGTNPVGSMVVIKDGQPAKSEYRKFKITRKQTPDDFLMMREMLERRLSRIKPDNEKDAWPIPDLLVIDGGKGQLGVVVEVLKQKKLDIPVIGLAKRIEEIFLPHSSDPIALPHDNPVLQMLQRLRDEAHRFGITFHKSLRSKQAVRSALDTIPGIGPKTKKLLKQKIGTVEQIRRAPIEELEQLLGKTKAQIVKSNLQ from the coding sequence ATGGCAAAAGTAGAAACCAAGCTCAAAGACAAGCTTAGTGATGTGCCCCGCAAGCCCGGGGTGTATAAATTCCTCGATAAAGACGGGGTTGTTTTATACGTGGGCAAAGCAAAAAACCTGCGCGTGCGTTTGGGGCAGTATTTTTCTGGTCATGACACGCGCGTGCAGCTCCCCTATTTAATCGCCGAAGCGGCAGACTTTGACTATATAATAGTAGGCACCGAACTGGAGAGCTTGTTTTTAGAGAACACGCTTATTAAAGAGCATATGCCGGCATACAACATTATGCTGCGCGACGATAAGAACTACGCCTTTATTCAAATTGACTACTCCTGCGAGATCCCCCAGATTACCTACGCCCGCAAAGTTACTACAGACAAAAAGTCCAAATTCTTCGGCCCATACTCTTCTGCTAAAAAAATTCGACAGACTCTGGACCTGACCCGCAAAATTTTCCCGTTCTGCTCTAACAGCCAAGTGGGCAAACGGCCGTGCTTTTATTACTTTTTGCACCGTTGTCCGGGAGTGTGTATTGGCGAAATAAGCCTGCAGGAATATAAACAGCAACTGGAACGGATCTCGACTTTTTTGTCGGGCAAAACCGCCCCGATCAAAAAAGAATTGCAAAGCCAAATGAAACAAGCCGCGCGCGGCAAGCGTTTTGAACTAGCGGCCCGCTTGCGTGACCAATATCAAGCCATCGAAATTTTGGATGAAAAACAAATTACCATGTTTGCTAAAAAGGTGTCGTGGGACTTTATCTCTATATTCAGCAATGACTTGTCTGCCGCCGTCAATTTATTTAAAGTTCGTGAAGGAAAACTAAAAGACAATGAACAATTCATCTTCGACAACATTTTAGGGTTCAATCCGGAATATCGGGCTCAGGCGATTATGCAAAGCTTTTTAGAAAACTATTACGCCCAGGCTACGGATTTGCCAACCGAGATATATATTCAAACCGAACCAAACGACAGCGGCATTGTCTCCAAGCTGCTGCAGTCGCGCTCCAAGAAAAAAGTAATTTTATGCCTGCCGACCCGGGGGCCAAAATTAAAGCTGATCAACCTGGGGAAGGTCAATGCCGAAGAGTTCCTGCTCAAATGGCAGCGCAATCAGGCAACAAATGTGGACGCTATCAAAGAAACCCTGGAAGAACTAAAGAAACTTCTTAAGCTGCCTAATACGCCCAGGCGCATAGAGGGCTATGATATCAGCAACACCCAAGGCACTAATCCGGTAGGCAGCATGGTGGTCATTAAAGACGGGCAGCCGGCCAAAAGCGAGTACCGCAAATTTAAAATCACCCGCAAGCAGACTCCGGATGATTTCTTGATGATGCGTGAAATGCTGGAGCGGCGCCTGTCCAGAATAAAACCCGATAACGAAAAGGATGCATGGCCTATCCCCGACCTGCTGGTAATCGACGGCGGCAAAGGCCAGCTAGGCGTCGTAGTGGAAGTTTTGAAGCAAAAGAAATTGGATATTCCTGTCATTGGCTTAGCCAAGCGCATCGAAGAAATTTTCCTGCCTCATAGCTCAGATCCAATTGCACTACCCCACGACAACCCGGTTCTGCAAATGCTCCAGCGCCTGCGCGATGAAGCCCACCGCTTCGGCATCACTTTCCACAAGAGCCTGCGTAGCAAGCAAGCTGTAAGGTCAGCTTTGGATACAATTCCAGGCATTGGCCCAAAAACTAAAAAGTTGCTCAAACAAAAAATCGGCACGGTCGAACAGATTCGACGCGCACCGATTGAAGAGTTGGAACAGTTATTAGGTAAAACCAAGGCGCAGATAGTTAAATCAAATTTGCAATAG
- the uvrA gene encoding excinuclease ABC subunit UvrA encodes MPTKATKKPTTKVAKNSAKVSANNEHKIVIRGARVHNLKNVDLDLPRHKLIVMTGLSGSGKSSLAFDTIYAEGQRRYVESLSAYARQFIGLMDKPDVDKIEGLSPAISIDQKSASHNPRSTVGTVTEIYDYMRLLYARIGIPHCPECGKKVEGQTLQSIVDQLLEMPEGTRVMLLAPLIRDQKGEHKLVFEQLKKSGFSRVRVDGTIMDLNEAQTLSLDKQKKHNIEVIVDRLAISKDDRARLSESLEKTLDYGDQLSLVLVMDGDKVKKEIPFSQKFSCPNGHAISLTELDPREFSFNSPHGACPDCKGLGTKLTVEPDLIIPNPRLTLAEGAIRPWSKTTARVTWYSRVLEILAQEYGFSVSVPVKDLPKKALDVILYGTAGKRITMPTESGRTYQANFEGVIANLERRYRETESEYMRSEIENYMRIRKCTTCGGKRLKPEVLSVTVGGESIVDVSCKSIEDAAEFFETLPKQLNAKEMAIAKLIFKEITARLQFLLDVGLSYLSLDRGADTLSGGEAQRIRLATQIGSGLTGVLYILDEPSIGLHQRDNTRLLTTLKNLRDLGNTVIVVEHDEETIREADYVVDIGPGAGKHGGEIIAEGSPDDILKSKDSITGQFLSGKDEIAVPKRRRAGNGKKLQIVGATENNLQNVNADIPLGKFVCITGVSGSGKSTLLNDILAKYLSKYFWNSKDEPGEFKKIVGVEHIDKMINIDQSPIGRTPRSNPATYTGIFTYIRDLFADTREAKMKGYKAGRFSFNVKGGRCEKCQGDGVIKVEMNFLPDVYITCEECNGKRYNREALEIHYNGKTISDVLEMTVDEAKIFYANVPAVARKLETLSQVGLGYMHLGQNATTLSGGEAQRIKLATELSRAQTGRTLYILDEPTTGLHFADVKRLVQVLNQLVEKGNTVVVIEHNLDMIKTADWIVDMGPEGGDKGGQVVASGTPEDVAKIKNSHTGQYLKKML; translated from the coding sequence ATGCCTACTAAAGCAACAAAGAAACCAACAACGAAAGTCGCTAAAAATTCCGCCAAGGTAAGCGCTAATAACGAGCACAAAATTGTGATTCGCGGTGCCAGAGTTCATAACTTAAAAAATGTGGACCTAGATCTCCCGCGTCATAAATTAATTGTAATGACCGGATTATCCGGCAGCGGCAAGTCGTCTTTAGCTTTCGATACTATTTATGCAGAAGGCCAGCGCCGCTACGTTGAGTCTCTTTCTGCTTATGCGCGCCAGTTTATCGGCTTAATGGATAAGCCGGATGTAGACAAGATCGAGGGTCTGTCTCCGGCGATTTCTATCGACCAGAAATCCGCTTCGCATAATCCGCGCTCTACTGTGGGAACCGTAACCGAAATTTATGACTACATGCGCTTGCTTTACGCGCGCATCGGTATTCCGCACTGTCCGGAATGCGGCAAGAAAGTAGAAGGCCAGACTTTACAATCTATTGTCGACCAGTTATTGGAAATGCCGGAAGGCACCCGGGTGATGCTTTTGGCTCCGTTGATCCGCGATCAAAAAGGGGAACATAAACTTGTGTTTGAACAACTAAAGAAGAGCGGCTTCTCCCGAGTGCGCGTAGATGGCACCATTATGGATCTTAACGAAGCCCAGACTTTAAGTTTGGATAAGCAAAAGAAGCATAATATAGAAGTTATTGTCGACCGTTTGGCGATTAGCAAAGACGATCGTGCTCGCTTGTCTGAGAGCTTGGAAAAAACTTTGGACTATGGCGACCAGTTGTCGCTTGTGTTGGTAATGGATGGCGATAAGGTCAAAAAGGAAATTCCATTTTCTCAAAAGTTCTCCTGCCCTAACGGTCATGCTATTAGCCTAACCGAACTTGATCCGCGCGAATTTTCTTTTAATAGCCCGCACGGCGCTTGTCCCGACTGTAAAGGCTTAGGCACCAAGCTCACGGTAGAACCAGATTTAATCATTCCTAACCCCCGCTTAACTTTAGCCGAAGGCGCAATTCGCCCTTGGAGCAAAACCACTGCGCGCGTGACTTGGTATTCTCGAGTACTGGAGATTTTAGCTCAGGAATACGGCTTTTCTGTAAGCGTTCCTGTAAAGGATTTGCCTAAGAAAGCGCTGGACGTTATTTTGTACGGCACTGCTGGCAAGCGTATTACTATGCCCACAGAAAGCGGTCGCACCTACCAGGCTAATTTCGAAGGCGTTATTGCGAACTTGGAACGTCGTTACCGTGAGACTGAATCTGAGTACATGCGCAGTGAGATTGAAAATTACATGCGCATCCGCAAATGTACTACTTGCGGCGGCAAGCGCTTAAAGCCGGAAGTTTTGTCTGTCACTGTTGGCGGGGAAAGTATTGTAGACGTTTCTTGCAAGTCTATTGAAGACGCTGCAGAATTTTTCGAAACGTTGCCAAAGCAATTGAACGCCAAAGAAATGGCGATTGCCAAGCTTATTTTTAAAGAAATCACAGCGCGTCTTCAGTTTTTACTAGACGTGGGCTTGTCTTATCTGTCTTTAGATCGCGGCGCGGACACTTTATCCGGCGGCGAAGCGCAGCGCATTCGTCTAGCGACCCAAATCGGTTCCGGCTTAACTGGTGTACTTTACATTCTTGACGAACCATCTATCGGGCTGCACCAGCGCGATAATACCCGCCTGTTAACTACGCTTAAAAATCTCCGCGACTTAGGTAATACGGTAATTGTAGTAGAGCACGACGAGGAAACTATCCGCGAAGCGGACTATGTAGTCGACATCGGTCCTGGCGCCGGCAAGCATGGCGGAGAGATTATCGCCGAAGGTTCACCAGACGACATTTTAAAATCAAAAGACTCCATCACCGGCCAGTTTTTATCTGGCAAAGACGAAATTGCTGTGCCAAAACGCCGCCGTGCCGGTAACGGTAAGAAATTGCAGATCGTGGGTGCGACCGAAAATAATTTGCAAAACGTTAATGCCGACATTCCCTTGGGCAAGTTTGTCTGCATCACCGGCGTATCCGGCAGCGGCAAATCTACTTTACTGAATGATATTTTGGCGAAGTATTTGTCTAAATATTTTTGGAATAGCAAAGATGAACCAGGCGAATTTAAAAAGATTGTGGGTGTTGAACATATTGATAAGATGATTAACATTGACCAGTCGCCAATCGGGCGCACTCCGCGTTCTAACCCGGCAACCTATACCGGCATTTTCACTTATATCCGAGACCTTTTTGCAGATACCCGCGAAGCAAAAATGAAAGGCTACAAAGCTGGCCGCTTTAGCTTTAATGTCAAGGGTGGGCGCTGTGAAAAGTGTCAGGGTGACGGCGTAATCAAGGTAGAAATGAACTTTTTGCCTGATGTGTACATTACTTGTGAAGAGTGTAATGGCAAGCGCTATAACCGCGAAGCTTTGGAGATTCATTACAACGGTAAAACTATTAGCGATGTTTTGGAGATGACGGTTGACGAAGCTAAAATCTTCTACGCTAATGTTCCTGCAGTAGCCCGCAAACTGGAAACTCTTTCCCAGGTGGGCTTGGGTTATATGCACCTTGGCCAGAACGCCACAACACTTTCGGGGGGTGAGGCGCAGCGCATTAAATTGGCAACAGAACTTTCCCGCGCTCAGACCGGACGCACTTTGTATATTTTGGATGAGCCGACCACCGGCTTGCATTTTGCCGATGTAAAGCGTTTAGTACAAGTGCTTAACCAGCTCGTAGAGAAGGGAAACACGGTGGTTGTAATCGAACACAACTTAGACATGATCAAAACTGCCGACTGGATTGTCGATATGGGTCCGGAAGGCGGGGATAAGGGCGGGCAGGTAGTAGCATCCGGGACTCCGGAAGATGTCGCGAAGATTAAAAACAGCCACACTGGGCAGTACTTGAAAAAGATGTTATAG
- a CDS encoding GNAT family N-acetyltransferase yields the protein MELTIMKATPEHAAGICRVHNLTWQDTYPNQELGITIDDIKAMDLASDQKVADRKKFLSNIADDACIFVALLAGNVGGFCLGTKFVEYNKVNSLYVLPDWHGRGIGTKLIDHIFGWFDEPKNCFLKVAAYNDKAISFYRRHGFASTGVIQNFSRHPHGKQIPGLIMRRDKEQFEVKG from the coding sequence ATGGAGCTAACTATCATGAAAGCTACTCCGGAACATGCAGCAGGTATTTGCCGTGTTCATAACTTAACTTGGCAGGATACTTACCCTAATCAAGAGTTGGGCATTACCATTGATGATATTAAGGCAATGGATTTAGCTAGTGACCAGAAAGTCGCTGACCGAAAAAAGTTTTTAAGCAACATTGCTGATGATGCCTGCATCTTTGTCGCTTTGCTGGCAGGAAATGTAGGAGGGTTTTGTCTTGGTACAAAGTTTGTCGAATACAATAAAGTTAATTCATTGTATGTCCTGCCTGATTGGCACGGACGAGGGATTGGTACGAAACTCATTGATCACATTTTTGGGTGGTTTGATGAGCCAAAAAACTGTTTTCTGAAAGTTGCCGCCTATAATGATAAAGCAATAAGTTTTTATCGCAGGCATGGCTTTGCTTCTACAGGGGTAATTCAGAATTTTTCCAGACATCCCCATGGAAAACAAATTCCCGGGCTAATTATGCGCAGAGACAAAGAGCAATTTGAGGTGAAGGGATGA